CCCAAAGCCAATTATTTCGTGGAAGAATGACCGGCGCATCCCACTAAAAAGCGAATCGCTGGACAACATGCTGATTAAGCCGGGAAAGGATTTGGTTATTTGGTCTGATCTAAATCGAAAGGAGTTTCTTCGTTATGGAAAAACAGGGTGGATGAAAAAGCTAAATCCGGATTTCAGTTAAAACATGAGTTTGAGATATAGATAAAAAAACGAATAAGAAAGATAAAACCTAACAGAAAATAGAAAGGAAGCAGATTTTGCAGATCCGCCCCCTTTTGAAAAATAGTTAATCAGATTTGTGCTTCTTGAATTGGTCGTTCTAGCGAAAGCACTAGTCGAATAAACCTATAAAAATCCAAATTTATGAAAAAAACGAATGATCTAAATTCTTTTCAGAGGAAAACTTTCAATCGAGTGTTTTCAAGACAATGCAAATTCTTGCCTGATACAGAGACTTAATTATCTGTATCTAACCTTGGTTTATTTCAAAAAAGCAATGGCTTAATAAGAGTTCACGACTTTGCATTTGGTGTTGAAGTGGTGCTTCACTGTTGACATTAGTTGCATCATTGATAGTTGCCATTGGTCATCTGTTAGCATTCACACGTCTTCAAAAGTGAATAAGTTTTTTTTAAAATAGTGCCTTATATTTCTGTAAGATAGTCATTTGTGGTTGATTTGATGCAGTAATAATAAACCTATAATAATCTAAGTATGAACACGAACTTAAAAATCTAAAGTAAAACTTATGAAGAAAAACAAAAAACGTAACGATTCACCTGTTTTTGGTAAGGAAAATCAATCATTTTTTTTTGTAAAAAAATCGGTGAGTATAGGTGATATACAGTTAATCCCTTTTGGGATAAGTAAGTTAGAGGTTACGCACTTTTAAATTTGTTAACCTAAATGATTATGAAAATGAAAAAATTCATTACAACGGGTCGGAAGACCATTTATTGGGTGATGATGCTATTGTTGGCTCTTTTTTATGTGAGCTGTAGCGACGATGGCATCAAACCAACCGAGACTGTAATAAGCGCTGAACCTTATGACCCGTCTATGCCGGTTGAAATCACTGATTTTATACCCGGTTCCGGTGGCGTAGGTCAACGTCTGGTGATTTATGGAGAAAACTTTGGGAACGATCCCGAATTAATCCACGTGTATATCGGAGGGAAAGAGGCCGTCGTAATTGGAGTTAATAGCGAGAGTCTTTATTGTATAGTACCGGAAAAAGCTTATGCTGGTAATATAGAGATATATATGGGCGATGAACCAGATGCACTCGCTGTAGGATCAGAGGCTTTCGCATATGAGCGAAAAATGGTGGTAAGTACACTGGCGGGATATCGAAACGAACGGGACGATCAGGGTTGGCTTAATGGTCACTTCGATGATGTGGCCGGATTTCGGGAGCCAGCTTTCATGAAGTTTGATCCGCTAAATCCAAAACATCTTTATGTGTCGTACGATCATGGTCCTGGGATTTACTTAATTGATTTTGAAGATAGCACGGTTACCCAACACCTGACTTCCTCCGCAGGAAACTGGAACCGCCTTCGGAGTCTCGATTTTACTATAGATGGAGAGTATATGGTTGTGTCTCACGACCAGTGGGATCCGAATGGAATTAGCACCTCAATTATGTCAAGAAATAATAGATTTAAGGATCCCCAGATTCTGACAACATCGAGAGCAGCTAACGGAGCCTCTATTCACCCTGTGAATGGCGAAATGTACTTTAATGGCTACGAGAAGGGAGAGTTCTACCGCTTTGATGTCATGAATTCGAAACCAGTTATTGGCGATGCTGGACTGGGAACGAAGGACTATGAAACCCTATTCTTGGTTCAGGATAATGGATGGGAGTTCAACATTCAAATTCATCCTTCAGGAAACTATGCATATATCGTTGTGGTCAACCAGCATTACATTTTACGGACTGACTACAACTGGGATGAACAACGATTTAGCCAACCCTATTTGGTTTGTGGCGAACCAAGATCCGGAGGTTGGGAAGATGGCGTGGGCTCGAAAGTCCGCTTAAGAAATCCTTATCAAGGAGTGTTTGTGAAAAATGCTGAATATGCGGGAGCAGACGACGAATATGACT
This DNA window, taken from uncultured Sunxiuqinia sp., encodes the following:
- a CDS encoding IPT/TIG domain-containing protein; protein product: MKKFITTGRKTIYWVMMLLLALFYVSCSDDGIKPTETVISAEPYDPSMPVEITDFIPGSGGVGQRLVIYGENFGNDPELIHVYIGGKEAVVIGVNSESLYCIVPEKAYAGNIEIYMGDEPDALAVGSEAFAYERKMVVSTLAGYRNERDDQGWLNGHFDDVAGFREPAFMKFDPLNPKHLYVSYDHGPGIYLIDFEDSTVTQHLTSSAGNWNRLRSLDFTIDGEYMVVSHDQWDPNGISTSIMSRNNRFKDPQILTTSRAANGASIHPVNGEMYFNGYEKGEFYRFDVMNSKPVIGDAGLGTKDYETLFLVQDNGWEFNIQIHPSGNYAYIVVVNQHYILRTDYNWDEQRFSQPYLVCGEPRSGGWEDGVGSKVRLRNPYQGVFVKNAEYAGADDEYDFYFTEQHNHDIRILTPQGKVTTFAGRGSSSINPDPWGYVNGDLRQEARFDQPTGLAYNETEKAFYVMDHQNRRLRKIALEDE